The window CAACTTAGGTGGTTCCTCTACCGATGGCTTTGCTGGAGGTGCAACCCTTTTTTCTAACTTAAGGGACTCAAACTGAGGTTCCCTTTTCCAGAATCCTTGGCCTTCAAGTGACATGACCCACTCAGCTAACCCTTCACCATCCTTCTAAATTTGTCAGACATGCCTCCAATGGATCTTTAACAGTCAGGGTCACATCATCTTCTTGCAGGATCACATCCACTGCCTCCACTAGAGAGCAATTAGTATATTCACTGGGTCTCCTCATAGATTGCTGAACATTGAATATGACTTCTTCATCGTTCAGTCTCATTTTTAATTCCCCAGTCTCACAATCGATCAGGGCTCTCCCAGTGGCTAAAAATGGCCTACCTAAAATGATAGGTATCTCCTTATCTACCTAACAATCCATAATAACAAAGTCCGCAGGGAACACGAACTTCCCcacttgcaccaacacatcatcaaaaATCCCAGTAGGCCTTTTTACCGTGCGGTTAGCCAGTTGCAGCAACATCGAAGTTGTtctagctctgccaatgcccAGTTTGGTGTATACAACCagaggcatcaaatttatgctggctcccaaatcacataatgccTTTGCAAAGGCGTAACTCCCAATCGTGCATGGAATAGTGAAGCTACCTGGGTCGGACATCTTTTGAGCCATCGGTCTGGTCACTATTGCGCTACAGGTCTGCGTCAGAGTCACTGTGGataggtcctgaaaatcaaacttCTGTGACATTAGGTCTTTCATCATCTTCGCATAACCTGGCATCTCCCTCAAGGCATCCATCAAAGGAATATTCAGCTGAATTTGACGCAGCATCTCCATAAATTTCTTGTATTGatcttccttcttttgttttacCAGTCTATGAGGGAATGGTACAGGTATCACCCTTTGTTCACTGCTTGCTGGCTTCTCTCTGTTGGGGTTCTGTGGCACAAGTGGCACCACCTGTTCTGCAGCTTGTTCATTTACCTTAGCCTTACCCTTTTCATCTTGACCCTGTTAAACTACCACTTCGGtcagatttgttggttcatcACCTCTAGTGGAATTGGAGTGGCTGGGGTAGTCTCTTTGCTGGCTTGTGCAACCTCCTGCTCTTTGTCTAAATCTCTCCCATTTCGAAGACTTACTGCCATCAGCTGATTCGGGTTTTGCTCCTTGGGGTTAATATTTGTATCCGCTGGCAATGTTCCCTGGGGGCGATTGTTTAAAGCCATAGACAACTGCCCCAACTGAGTTTCAATGTTCTTTATAACTGACTCATGTATTGCCaacttttcttgcatcttacCATTTGTCCCAATGAGTTGCTGGAGCATCCCTCTGATCTCTACCATGTTGTTATCTTGCTACTGAGGAGGTGGCTGATATGTCAACTGTTACTGGTTCTGCTGTGGGTAGCCCTGTTGTCTCTGGTGGTATGGCACCATTTGGCCTTGAGCTTGCATGCCCCCAGGCTGAGGTATGTTGGGTCTGTATTGCTAATTTGGTGCCGGTCTCCACTGTTGTCCTCCTTGTCTCTAACCCCCAAAGTTGTtaacataattcatatcttcccTTGCTCCTTGATTTTCACCTTCTCCGCTCCATGAACACACATAAAACTGATTAACATAGGGTGTACACAGTCCTCCATTTGTCGTGTCAACAATATGCACCTGTTTGGTACCCATCTCATCTATCTTCTTTGTCAAAATACTCATCTGAGTTAGGAGTGTGGCCATGTTCTCTGTCTGCGAATTATTTGGGTCAAGAGGCACCGAATGCACTATGGGTGCCAATGTTGTACCTCTAGTCATCCACCCCGAGTTCTGGGACATCTTGTCCAGAAGGACTTTGCACTCGGTGAATGTCTTACTCAAAAATGTACCTCCAGCTGAAGTATCCACATTGGCTTTTAGATTGTCCGCCAAtcccatgtagaatctctggTCCAGCATCTGGTCTGGAATGATATGGTGAGGACACTTAACCAGTATCCCTTTAAATCTTTTCAAAGTTTCTTGCAAGATCTCAGTCGGTTGCTGCTTATACTGCAATATTTCATCAATCTGCcttgcagtcttgttgggtgggTAGAACTTATTCAAAAACTGCTTTACTAATTCCTCCCAGGTGACAATGGAAGTGATTTGGAGCTAATTCAGCCAAGTCTGAGCTTCCCCAGTCACAGAGAACGGGATTAGTAATAGCTTGATAGCTTCTGGGGTCACATTTGGCTGCCTTTGAGTCACACAAATTGACAGAAAATATTTCAAATGTTGCTGAGGGTCTTCAATGTGTGACCCGGAAAACAATCATTTATTCTGTAGCAGATGTAGCATGTTGTTGGTGATCTAGAATGTCTCCGCTTGAATTGCGGGCTCAGATATGGCAGTTGCCAGGTTGTCAGCTGTGGGTTGAGCCCAATCATAAAGTGCAGCTTCTGGCATAAGAGGTGCCACCACTCTAACGTTTGGGTCAGCTGGCTCATCCCTGATGTTTCCATTGACGTTCTCTACGTCACCCTTGTCAAATTCAAGCTGGTGTGGTTATTGTGATTGTTGGATCCTCTTGTTGGCACAGTTCAATGCCCTAAATGTTTTCTCCGGGTCTGAAAGTCCTTCAAGCAGTTCTCCAGTCCTCGAAGaatttctaggcatacacctgaattccacaagagttcaaacgttagaatttcaatgaaaATTGTTTAACACCTTTGAAAAttgatttgaactaataattttaacactacttctaagttgtaataaataacaccgttagctccccgacaacgacTCCAAAATTTGataacgcccaactatgcctttcAAAGGACAAAGcgatcgctgcaaatataatccggttttaaGTCCGGAATCGAATCCTCAGAGAACTAACCTATGTATTACACTCTTCGGTAATATTATTATTAACTCAATCAATCtctagatgcaagatttttgatcaataaagattggttttttttgtttaactacttcaaCTACTATTAAAAACAACAGTAAGTTAAAACAAAGAGAATTCAATGGTAAAGTGGTCTAGGGcagtgatttccccaattgttagtttaggtcttgactcttccgctataatctcgccgtaatactctatgaggattaagagTTATGGGCTATCATAATTATCTCTCaatcaactacaataatttactagagcattctctcgaactactctagctgacaatgggtatgcaactctaaattatcccaccaaagttttgttatctctaaacccacttttaagttcaagtaatgaatctcttcaattacccaaaagtggtgttgttcaacatctatctaacctaatattctttttcaagcaatataaggtaattagacacgattaatcaagggcccattcaattaatcaccatacaaagcgtagttgaacaatcatatcataaatccggctcgattataacaacttgagtcaaaacttcaaTCAACagttggttccatcaaccctagataagtgtttagctactcataacaaaataagaaataactactaaattgttcataatgtaaaattgcaagaattaaaaggagatagaaaaactctaatgtttggttgatcttctcacactcGTTCTTCCTCTAAAAGTAGTCTAAAattagcttcttcttttttttctagttgggcgagtttctaaagcttataagggttttacaaaagtttCCCCAAATTACACTTTGGTGCTCAAGCTTCCAGCTGCGTGAACAGTGcaccgcggtcgaccgcggtgAACGCCAACCTTTCTGCCTCACTTCATTAATATGCCGCGATTCACCGCGGTGCCACCGCGGTGGCCTTCTTGCCCaggccatttatgcttctttgtgtTCGGGAACTTCTCGAGTGGGTgtttttcttcacattatcgccTCTAAAATACTCCATGTTGCTTCCTCTCATATAATATTCCCTGCTAAACAAAAGAACActatttagagcattttgttggcaaattatctataaaacaacaacaaagtatgGTCCTATTAAGGTTTAAATATCGactatatagcctactatcacaCTGCCGTGAAGCTTGCTTTAAACCATATAAAGACTTTTTTAGCAGACAAACATGAGAAGGACTAGGAGGGATGAGTCCTGTTGGAAATTTTATGTACACTTCTTCTTGTAAATCTCCATGTAAAAATGTATTATTCACATCTAACTAGGACACAGTCCAACCCCTCTTTGCTGAAACAGCAAGAAGACATCTTATAGTTGTCATCTTGACTACCGGAGAGAAAGTCTCACTATAGTCTATCTCCTCTCTTTGAATATCCCCCCCCTACTACAAGTCTTGACTGTGACTATTAGGGGATATGAAATGAGACTTGATCTTTTATtacttagcatggttgattttgatgttattttgtgcatggactggttgtcgccatATCTCTCTGATTATCTTGTAAAACTTGAATTTCTGATTCCATAGCTTGTCTCCAACCTGGATGTTGAGAAGCCTGTTCATAACTATTAGGCTCATTTAAATTGGATAGGGACTGGATCAGATGCTGATTACTGATGGTGAGGGAGGAAAAAGAATAGGCACTAGGGCTACTAGGTTGAGAGAAATATGCCCTATCTAGATCAGCAAACATGATGTTATTACACACATAGTCCTTAAAATACACTGGTTGTTGTGTCACTCTATTAGACTTCCTCAAAGAAACTTCCTATCTAGGTGCAGGAATAGGAGATTTTGTTGGGTATATACTAGGACTGGTGTGAGGGACATGTTAATCAGGATGATGAGGAGTGGGTGTGGTGGATGAATCAGAAGACTGGGGTTGAAAATAAGGTGAGGATGGAGAAATTGGATTGTTAAGGTCCATATCTTCTGTATAGGACATTTCTTCCTGTACACATTGAGAGGAGTTGAAATCCAAAGAAAGGGGTGAATCTAAAAAATTGGGACTGTGGATAGGTTTAAGCTTGGCAAAAGGAAAATGTGACTCAAAGAATTTAACATCTCTAGAAACAAAGATCTTCTTAGTTTCCAGTTCCAATAGCTTATATCCTTTCTAATTCAAAGGATATCCAATCAACACACAAGCAGTTGCTCTCTCATCAAATTTGCTTCTTCCTTGTGTTAAGGTAGAAGCATAGCATAAACATCCAAAGTTtcttaaataatcatatttaggCTTTTCCTTGAAAATGACTTCAAAAGGAGTTTTACCATTCAGTATTCTAGAAGGCAACCTATTTATAATGTGTGTTGCAGTCAGAATAGACTCTCCCCAATATGATATGGGCAATCTAGACTGGAACATTAAACCCCTTGCCACTTCTAGGAGATGCCTGTGCTTCCTCTCAACAATTCTATTTTGTTGAGGAGTACCAACATAGCTTAACTGATGCAGTATGCCTTTTGATGCAAGAAAATCTGCTTCCAGTGTCCCCTTTCCCAGTTCCAAAGCATTATCAGATCTTATCATCTTAACTTTGACATTGAATTGTCTCTCTACCATAGATAGGAAACTTTTAAGCATGGGAAAAGTATTGCTTTTAGCACTCAACAAAAATGTACAGGTACTATTGTAGTCATCAACaatagtgaggaaatatttgaAACCATTGTAAGTGCTAGATTTATAAGGTCCCCAAGTATCAATATGTATAAGATCAAAAACATGTTTGGTTTTTATGTTACTGATGGGAAAAGGATTTCTAGTCTGTTTAGCTTTAGGGAAGATATCAATGAAACCAGAATTTGAAGCACAATGAAAGAAATGTAAATGTTTCATTGTTGAAATTGGAACATGACCCAATCTTTCATGCCAAAGCTTTACATCAGGTATCACATTGACATGAACTAATTCTGAACCTAAAACAGACTTAGAACTGGAATTCCTTCCTTTTGAAAATGAAATTACATTACTACTAAGCATACTACTAGATTTGAAATTACTGGGATCTAGTAAATAGAGACCTTCTCTAACTTCACCAAAAACTCGAGGACTCCTCATTGAAAGGCCCTGTAACAGACACCCACTAGATGTAAGTAGAAGATTATACTTGAATTGCACACAGAACTTATGAACAGATagtaaattatatttaaaatttggCATATGAAGGACATTAGTTAAGACATGACCTGGCAGAATTGATATACTCCCAATATGAGTAACACCTACCTTGAAAGAATTAGGTAAATTAATGTTCAAAGGTATTGGGAGTGGAAT of the Nicotiana tabacum cultivar K326 chromosome 7, ASM71507v2, whole genome shotgun sequence genome contains:
- the LOC107820551 gene encoding uncharacterized protein LOC107820551 — translated: MVEIRGMLQQLIGTNGKMQEKLAIHESVIKNIETQLGQLSMALNNRPQGTLPADTNINPKEQNPNQLMAVSLRNGRDLDKEQEVAQASKETTPATPIPLEGQDEKGKAKVNEQAAEQVVPLVPQNPNREKPASSEQRVIPVPFPHRLVKQKKEDQYKKFMEMLRQIQLNIPLMDALREMPGYAKMMKDLMSQKFDFQDLSTVTLTQTCSAIVTRPMAQKMSDPGSFTIPCTIGSYAFAKALCDLGASINLMPLVVYTKLGIGRARTTSMLLQLANRTVDKEIPIILGRPFLATGRALIDCETGELKMRLNDEEVIFNVQQSMRRPSEYTNCSLVEAVDVILQEDDVTLTVKDPLEACLTNLEGW